GATATAATTCTTAATGTTAAATCAATCATTGCTTGTATATTGTGTTGGAGCTAAGTTAATTTCATTGGAGACATCTCCACTCAATTATTTCTCTTCTCAGTTTGGTTCTACAAAGCTCCTTTTTCTGCTCATTTTATTCTAGCTTTTCTACCTTGTTTGCATTATTTGATTTCGAAGTCGCTAACACATTTGCATATATTATTCTGTGTTTCTTTGGCATGGGTGCTATGCTGAAAAGTGCGTCTCTCTTTCTTGTGTGATTCATTTGATCTTTTGCTGGCTAAAATTTACTTGGAATGTTCTGAGGCATCCAGAAACAACTGCTCCACTATCTTGGTCAACAAGGATGATGATTGCTCTTGGGGCCGCTAAAGGGCTTGCTTTCCTTCATAATGCTGAAAGGCCAGTTATATATCGAGACTTCAAGACGTCAAACATTCTTCTGGACTCGGTAGGTGGCGGTgttatattttgatttaaaatattttcttttcactCTTCCTGGGCTCTTAACTGGGAAAAAATCACTCGATTATACTGTCACCTATTTCTTTGGGGATATATATGTGAGTCAATTCTTAAGCACGTGGTCTACTTTTACAATCAAGCACAAGGGCAATTAATCAAGTCCAGCAACAGGTTTTCCTGGAAGCCTTACAacgattcaaaaaaaaaaaacaatgaatGACTCGATCAGAATACTGGAAATTATCAGATAAAAGAGGAACAGAATTGTTAACGTTAATAGCTCTCTCTCAATGATAACCATTTTGGAGAAGGAACTTTATCACTTTAGctaataaattatgcatgggtTGCAGGATTATGTGGCAAAACTTTCTGATTTTGGGCTTGCAAAAGCGGGGCCACAAGGTGACGAGACCCATGTATCCACTCGAGTTATGGGTACCTATGGTTATGCGGCCCCAGAATATGTCATGACTGGTACCACCTCTTAATTTTTACTATTGCCTTTTATCGGCATATCTTCTTACATCTCTCTATTATTTGAAATGTAATCCCAACTCTTGAAGATAAATGTATTTAGAGAGATGTCTAATATAAATGTCAGCCATCATATATCAATGTTAAGAGTAAGAAGGCTTGATTCAGTAAATTACATTAATTACTAATAGCGAAATCCAATGTCCCCTTTCTCATACTCTCCAGATTTATTGTCTTAAAAAAATCTTACATGAATGAAATATATTCAAGAATTCAGAACATAGTTGCATTGTGCTCGTTTGAAAAATAGTAATtagattttaataaatatttttattaagacAATGGAGCTCAAAATAATCTCTTAGCAACTTTCCCCACCCACACAGACACTCCTTTTGATCTTCAACAAGATAAACAATACACCACATGAGAAAATAGATTCATCTTTGTGAAATGATTTTGTTGCAAGAGATTGGAACTATGTCATGATAAGTCATTATTGTGGGTTCCAATATACAGCTATTTCTATATCTTTTCAAAGCCAGACCGAGGCTTTTGAGGTTTTAGTTTCATGGAAGAAGAAAACTTTAGGAGAAGTGTACGTTATTGATAAGTATTGATGAAGAAAGAGAACTCTCTTGAGTTGCGTTTGATTTAAGGATGTGGATTTAGAGTGAGTATTCATAATTTAGATTTCAAATGACTCCAATTCGGGAGTATTTGGATAGATGGTCTTGActagaataaaaatataaaatattgagaagagatttgaaattcaaaagaTATTCGAATTATATTAAAGGATTTGAAATAATTGTAGACATATATATACTTTCTTTATGGGTTGATGCAAATATTAGCATGCAAAAATAAGCTTTAGAAAGCCTGACTGACGTACTTTCTTTATGGATTGATGCACTGCATTGTGTACATATATCATGTCATCCGATTTAATAAGGGATTGTGGGATCCATGTCATTTTAAGCTCCATGTGCACATGGCGCAGAAGTTGGAATCCTTACTTCGTTACGGGTTTGTAATCTTTTTACATGCATCCTTAAGCACTAAGAGTCCATTGGCACATCTGTTTTTAAGGAATACTAATCTCTCAGTGATGGTTATCATTCCATAAAATTTGGAGTTGATTTGTTGGTTGTTTTCTGTTCTCGAGTATCTGGTTGATGTCACCAATTACATGGGCAGGGCACCTTACTGCTAGGAGTGATGTCTACAGTTTCGGAGTAGTTCTTCTGGAACTATTAACCGGAAGGAAGTCTGTTGACAAGACTAGGCCGAGCAAGGAAGTAAGCTTGGTAGATTGGGCCAGAGCAAAACTAAATGACAAGAGGAAATTGATTCAGATAATCGATCCTAGATTAGAAAACCAGTACTCTGTAAGAGCATCACAAAAAGCTTGCAGTTTGGCATACTATTGTTTGAGCCAAAACCCGAAAGCTAGACCTTTGATGAGCGATGTAGTTGAAACATTGGAGCCTTTGCAATGCACCAGCGGTAGCGAGGTGTCACCATCTTCGTCCTCAACCCCTACATTTATATGCAGTAGCAGCCCATTTGTTTCAGGTAGGATTCCAGGTTACCGGATGCAAAGCTGAATTTCTAAGGCTTGTGGTACTCGTGTGAGAGCAGAAAATGTTCGGCCAAAGTAGATGGAAAAAGCTGTTCACGTATATGATGTATCTGTGTTTGTTCATTCGAGCCTGCCATAACTCGTTGTGGGCTGGGGTGCATTTGCTGCTGCGTTGTGCTGGATGTATATCTGTCTGAAAATTGCAAGCTTGTTCATTATTTATGTTATAAAACCCTACCCTTTTTGACATTTTGGTGATAGTACGTTTTGGATTTGTGATCCAAATAGATGTATTATGTCCATTTTGAAGTTAGAGAATTTTGCTTTGCTTGAATCTTTCCCCTTTCAAACAAATATGATGATTAGTCTTTGTGGAGGGCAACACCATGGAAAATATACATGTGTTAACTCTTTTACGATTTCATTGAAGTAAGGTAGATTACCTGGTCTTTGGGTTGATGGAAATTTTGATTTTGGGAAGTGATTCaaagaaaatttgaaatgataatcatcttgaaaatatttaacatCGATTACAATTATGATACATCTATATATAAATGACAAGGTGGGTTAATCCAAGCAATGAAACGGATTACAATTTCAATGTAGTAAGGtgatcacaaaatacgatccgtgatatcgtttcacacaagtttttttaattaatattttaggaCATGTACGGTAGAATTTTTTATGAATAATTTGTTCTCTCATCCTGATAAAATATTAATGTTGCATGTCATTCAATATCTTTCTACGTGATCCGATCTTCCAACGCCTTCCTCCTTATTTTGTTCTTCTTTATCATATATTGCTCAatttttgcataatattatcttGTTAGAGCAATATTCACACAAAATACTCTTCAACTTTTTTATAACATTCGTCGAAACTTTCAAATTATTCCAAAGATCATGTCTGCCGTTTTTCGAACCATCGTGCCTTCCATTTTGGTTGTTCCATTAAGACAAACTAAGTTTTCTAATCGGACCATGTACTCTCATAATTTTGCTCATATGTTTGAACTTGGATATACTAAAAAAAAGATTGACGGAAGCATTAGACCTTACATTTACGATATGTTTATATGTTTCTTTGTAATGTTTTCTTTTTATCGTAAGATTATGCACCTCTTTTTTTCTTCGGGAGAAGACAAAGGGTCTCCAATGAAATTTTGGGAGAGCTGAGTTTGGCGAAAAGTTATATGAAAGATATCGTTTTTTCTTTATATATTTTCGCATTTGGATTGAAATGAAACAggaagaaattttattttttaaaaaaagtgaaATAAATTGTGTTTTTTTAAAGTTATTTATAGGAGTATAGTTGGATTTGAAGAatatattttcagattttttttcttctgaattttataaatttttaaagttattttgaattttgtttAAATTGCAAAAGCTTAACATATTATAACTAATTTTGGTATCATCATAGCTttcttataaataaaaaatatctttCTTTTCAAATTACAAAATTCCATTTtagttaataaaaaaatataaaaattgaatATATATCTCGTCTGTTTctcttattatattttaataaaatgattttttaaccttaatcaaaaaaaaaaaaatttaacacaATTTTAATATGTATGAGATTCCAAGTATCATTTGCTATTCGTTTTGtagattttattttgaaaattctaATTCCTGAATTTGCAACACGCTTCTAGTGTATGGAGCTCGTGGGTGATGGTGGTATTCCATGGATTGCGCAAATTCAGTGTGTTGTTTTTTCCTCTTGCTAGATGTCTTGATAAAAATGAGAGAGGCATTGTGGATCGAAGACAGGAAATTGAGGTAATTTGTACATATTCAATTGCTGTTACGAATTACAGCAAATTCTGAGTAAATTTAAGCAAAATGGGGATGCTGTGATTTCAGGGAGGTTAGTAGAGTTGCCCTTCTCGCTTAATTTATTTCAGTATATATCATTTATATTTCTACCAAGACTGATGCTGCTGTAAGGTATGTAATTTGTACGTTCTGAACCCATTTGTGAGACGATGAAAGTTTTGAGTGGTCAATGAGTACACCTTTGGAAATACTTCAAGATGGCAAATACATTTTCCCAACAACAGGTTTAAAAACAAACTGAAATTCGCTTTCTTCAACTCTGGTTTTGATCTCATAGCCTGTGTGTATGCACTTTTGTCGTGATAATTTTAAATCTTTTGGATTGTTTATGCTACATCTTCTGTTGCATTAGTTGGATGTGTGGAACCTGTCATTTACAATGGCTCAATGCGTGCCGTGTGGCTGAAAGAATTTTTGAGAAGATTTATTGCGAGTCATAATGTGACTTTACTTCTGGTGTTGCATCTTCTGCATTTAAATATTTGATGATTTTGGTACCTGTGATACCTATTGATTTGTTCCGACATGTTTCTCTTTACTGTTTTTTACTTTTGGCTTTAATTTTTAGGTTTGAGAATCTTGTTATCTCCAATCTAATAGATAATTCGCGGTGACATTAATCCACAAATATGCTCACTGGTGCTTGATCTGTCGTCAAAGTTTATTCCACAAGAAGGTTTTGCTTTCCACTCCAATCCTCTAAATGATGCAACTTAGAAGATGATATAAAGGGAACCAGAACATATCAATGCCAAGAAAtgggaaaaataaaataacaaatttcCTACTTCAGCAGAAAACGAAATCCTAAAGAAACAGCTATcactataaaaaaaatatatggaaACAAATTTTGAGGGGGGCCATTATTAAAGCAACTCAAACCAATTGAGTTTATACTCGTTTCTGATTGGGGAGAAATGTTTGTATTAAATTAATAGAGTTGCACATGAGCCATAATATTCATATACAATTATCTTCAGCTGTCGAAGTTACAgtttctatttatttatttatttttgtcccAATTAAGTTACTCAATTATTTAAGTGCTGAATCCTTGTCTCAGGCCCAATTATTTCAATGCAGACAAGCATGACAACGTGATTGTTGCATGCACAACAGGTTGATAATTCCACTTGAGTTTATACTCGTCTCTGATCAGGGGAATGTTTGTAAATGTCATGAATTGATAAAGTTGCGCATGAGccatagagtttcattatgCAATTACcatgtaaatttttaagttagcAGAGTAACTATTTCGttggtttttttttatatccTGATGGTTTGAGTTACAGCACGCAAACCCATCTCGTACAGAACTGGTACCTGTTAAAGCCAACTTCCTGATTGATTGGCACATTCTTAACTTCATCAAGAAAGACACTATTGTCAAGCTTGGAACTAAGAGGATACCAGCATATCACAAAGATGCTTGGGTTGATACTGATCCAATTGATATCAAAGACTTATTTACACTAGATCACATGGAAAAGAGATTATCAAATCACTAAGGAATTATGTAATACAACTACAGAAGCTGGGAAGAGCCGGTACGGTTAACTTTCCAATGTGTTAGCGTCGTTCCGAACTCTGAATTGACTTATCCCAATTAAGTTACTCCATTATTTAAGCGCTGGATCCTTATCTCAGACCCCAATTATTTTAATGTGATCGAGCATGTGTTGATTATTTTCATCACATATAATATGGACAAAAACTTTTGGAATGTCCttttattaaatagttaattTTTCAACCTTAAATTTTCATTTATAATATATCCGTTAATTCTACTATCAAATAATATTTACCATTTGGACTTTTCTCTTTTGTAATTCGAATAAACATTCATAACAAATTTCTTGAACAGGTTATCCGTGTTATTGTCTAAGATTGCCTTAATATGATTCACGACATAATATTTGTGAGATTCGATGATAATTGCTCAGATTCACTGAATATACATACAATACATAAGTTTTGCGACAATGTGACAAAATATTTATTGCTGTTGTAGATTGACCAAACCATTGCCAGATTGCCTTCTTTTATAGACACAAATATGTCATCATATCCCCACTCACCAAATATCTgcactttttaattttttcactTGTGATTTTCCTCTGTGATATGGCATCTATTACGCGTATGTATTCTATTTAAGCAGATTGGAGAAAGGATAGGTTAAACAACAGAAGGCAATCCCTTACTCACTGTTCCTGGTGGGAAAACAACTGAGAGAGTGATAGGTGGTAACAAATGGAGAAGAACAATGGATATTCACATGTTGCGCTTCCgtatgatttgattgagaagtCGAAGAATATCACCAATTGGGATGAGTGGGCTTCTCCTTGGACATATGCCGAGGAACAGATGTGGTGGTTGGCTATTCCTAGAAAATTTGCAGTGTCAACTCGCTGAAGATGATGGTGCATATAGTTTATATATGAGATTAAGAAGAATCAAAGAGCTCTCTGAAATCCAAAATtagaataaatcaatatttgtATCTTCCTGCgatgatttcaaatatttggcAATAAAAGAGAAATATTTAGTCGTGAATGTTGCTTTTttcgtatttttatttttattgcttGGTCCTTTCCCTCACATTATCATATATATTCTGGTGTTTCAGATTTTTCTGGTGTGGTTCCCTGTCTCGTCtgtataaacataaacttgTGTTACTGCTGTGAAATAATTCAAACTCTGGTTTCACAGTGAATCTATACTTTGTACTAGAAGCAGGGAACCTTTTTAATTGACTTGTTGCCACAATTTCAGTGCGGTTAGCGTGCATGCTTGTGTAACCTATCTCAGCTTGAGGCAATGATTCATGTCATGGATAAGAAATTTCTACATCTAAAATTATATTAGCGGATCTGGCACTTGAGTCTCATAAAACCTCCCTCTTTTAGAAAGTTCCAAATctaaaattatatcatcaagTCACACTTAGTCAGATAAAGCCTTTTGGGCTAGTTGCATTAGGCCCCCTATGAAAAGTTTAAAAGCATAAAAcctctaaaaaattattatcagGCCATTATAtcctcaatttttttaaaagcagGCACATTTAAGCACTGTGTTAAAAATCTCAAGCTCCATTTGTCAGGGGTTTTATGCCTGATTTTTAACATCACATTGTTTAAAATTCAATTTTACACAAGGGGTTTTTCGTTTTTTTGAATTTTACGAGGATGCTGATGCAATTTGCCCAAAATCTTTTCTTTGGTAATATTCTATGTGGTTCCTTGTACATTATCTGCTTATACTCCAAAATGCATCCTAACATTACGTCTACCCATCCATAATAGCGGAGACTATGATTTCTGTGTTATGGGTTAACTTTCAATCTTCTGTACTGAAATACCAATGCTGAGAATGATATAGCCTTTGCCTATTATTATTAGTCGTGGTGATATGAAAAATGAGGCAATATGTTGCTTTATGTCATGAAGAATCCAGAGTACTTTGTGTTACAGTTGTTCAGCTACTGTGCTACAATTATCAGTGGAAGATTGTGACTTGGGATGGATTCTAAAGTTTTATTGCTGGAAATTGGCAAAGATGATGTTGGAATTTTACAGGGTTTGGAATTGGCAAACTTGGTCAAAAGTTCCAGGCTCAAGCTTGATCAATAAATATGACTTCAAAGGCTGGTCTTTTGTCATTTAAACCATAGCCTGGATTCGAGCTTTTAGGAACATATGGCTTGAAgctcttttattttcttatgtTGCTTAAAACATTATACTTATAGGacattggcaaaaacttgtgtgactgtgtgagacggtcttacatgtcgtatttgtgagacggatctcttatttgggtcatctattaaaaagtattactttttatgctaagagtattactttttattgtgaatatgagtaaattgactcgtctcacatgagactcactctaggGCATTTGTACAAGAAAACTATGAGCTGCATGTAAGATCGAACAAATATATCTCCAATTTGTCAAATATTATTTTGCAACCGATGACTTTGTTTTATGTATGAGTTGTGAGTTTTTGAATTTGGATAGCACAATTATCAATTAGATGTTAGCTATAATTTTATGAAGATTGAAAAAGGATACAATGAGATGTAGATTGAGTCGAGTTGAATGAGATTGAGTCGTgtaagtttttattttattaaattatgtaataaattttattatatatataattaaaataaaaatttaaatacacaaatgaaaaaattagattttaaacaaatttgaaaaaaagataaaaaataaatcacatTCACTTTCCTTTTTTTTAACAAACTCTTTCAACAGTCCCGTTTTCCCATTTTTACAGTCTATAACATGTCTTTGAGATTTCAAGAATCCACGGCACGAAGACCTAAATTAGCACGTAGCCTGTTCGACGAAACTCCCCAACCAACGCTTTAACCTGTGCAACTCCATCATCCGACCTTGTGAACAAGCTCCATCTAATGTTGGATGCATTTGTGGTTTCTAAACGTCTGGTGATCTCCAGAATACGGGCCGGTTACTACACTTCTGCCTGCATTGTGCCCATGTTTGGAATGATCTGATTTACTGGGGTGGCGCGTTGTGCAGAAAAGTGTGTATATGTGCAGAATGGGCGAGTGGCTATTTTCCAATCTCGTTTCATAGGCAATGGACACTGCTAATGGCGGAAGTTGTGACTCTGAGACAGAAGCTTCGAAAATCCGATGAATGGCCAAATTTGTTAGATTCAAAAACTTCCCTTTCTCTCAAGCCTCCAAACGGTTCCTATTTCACTTTAATTCTTTTGCTTCTTCTTATTCTTCTTTAGACCAGAAAGATTCTCATCATATTAAGCAAGATTATGTTTTGTCTAATCGTATAAAAGACAAAGCTCTTTACTTTCTGAACTCTTGTAAAAGCTTGGCCCATATTTTCCAAATTCAAGCCTTCTTAATAACTTCAGATCTTTTCCAGGACCCTTCTTTCTCCGGACGCCTTCTGAAGCTCTCCGCAGATTTGTGTGATGATTTCTACTATACAGTCTTGATTTTCAGGTGTATTAATTGTCCTGATACATTCTGTgtcaatagaatcataaagcaCTATTCTTGCAGCAGTTATTACGAGGAAACTATTGCCTTTTATATTGAAATGCTGAAAGAAAGCAGATTTTATCCTAATAATTTTACTTTTCCACCACTTATTAGTGCTTGCGCTAAAATGAATTTTTTGAGTTTGGGGCAAATGTGCCAAGGACAGACTGTCAAATTCGGGGTGGATGGTGTTTTGCCTGTGCAGAATTCTTTAATTCACTTCTATGCTTGTTGTAAGATAACTGATGTTGCTATGAAAACGTTTGTTGAAATGCCCATTAAGGATTTGGTGTCTTGGAACACAATTATCGATGGTTTTGTGAAGGCCGGTGAAATGGACGAGGCACACAAGCTATTTGATTCAATACCCGAGAGGAACGAGGTTTCTTGGAATGTTATGATCGGTGGTTACTTGAACTTTCAGAACCCAGGGATCGCAATGAAGTTGTTTAGGAACATGATGAAATTAGGATTTAAGAGTAATGATACCACCATGGTGAATGTGCTTACTGCTTGTGGGAGGTCAAATAGATTAAAGGAAGGAAGGTCGGTTCATGGTTTTCTTCTTAAATCGTTTAAGCCTTCTAGTCTGAATGTAGATTCTGCTATTATTCATATGTATAGTAAATGTAGGAGGGTGGATCATGCTCAGATTATCTTTAATAGAATGTCGAGCAAGAACTTGGTTTCATGGAATGTGATGATTTTGGGGCACTGTATCCACGGTAATCCTATTGACGGGCTTAATTTGTATTCAGAAATGGTGGATAATAGTAGGACGCTGAATAAATTAACTCCAAATTCTGACAAGAATCTGAATCTGTACGAAAAGGATTGGATTCTGCCTGATGAAATTACGTTTATAGGTGTTCTTTGTGCATGTGCACGCAAAGGAATGTTGAACGAGGGGAGAAACTACTTCTCCCAGATGATTGACGTGTTTCATGCGAAGCCGAATTTTGCTCATTACTGGTGCATGGCTAATCTCATGGCCAGTGTTGGTCAAGTGCAAGAGGCAGTGGATCTATTAAAGGACATACCAACTGAAACTTACCAGTTTCCAGAATCCTCATTATGGGCAGGATTGTTTGCATCATGTCGTTTTCAAGGGGCCGTGAACTTGGGGGAACAAGTTGCAAAAGACTTGATCGAACAAGATCCTCAGAACTTCTCCTATTATGCTTTACTTGTAAATATTTATGCTGTTTCAGGTAGATGGGAAGAAGTTAATAGAGCAAAAGATATGATGAAAAAGAGAGGTATTAGCCGAATGCCTGGTTGCAATCTCAAGGATTTAAAGGAAGTAGTTCACACAACTCTAGATCACGAAGCAAATGACAGTGGGATTAGCTGATAGAGCTGATAAAGTGAATTATCTATGTTGATTATTCTCTGCTGATTATTACACATTGCTACAAGTCCTATGAAGAGGCGAGGAAAAGAGAGCGCGCATCAGCACGTGAAATCTGGCTCGTGGAGCTCTCCATTTTCAGTTATTTGGAGATTCTCAAATAAGTTAACATGAATATTTCTTACAGGCCTTTCAATACGTTAGGATCAGTTTTGATGAAGTTTCCTTAAAATCACATTCGATTTCAGTTTTCCAAATGATCGACACAGAGTAAGCATAGTTCTGAATCTGATAACAGCTTATGTAAGGATCAACATCTTCATTACTTCCATCTCAATCAATGGATAGaaatttagttatttattttcaCTGTGGGTGCTTGGAAAAGTAatcattattaattttaattattttttctgaacagtgaaaatatttttaaaacctCAACTGAGATATGTGTAGTTATAAATATTATACAATATAATTTTCATGCAATAATAAATATTCTTTTATATCTCTTCAATACAGGTTTACTAGTGAAGCAACCTTAATTATGCATCTAATAATCCATGTTGATCTTCGCATATGAGATTCACATAAAAATTATGAACTTCATATGCAAGAATAAGTGTGGGATAAGAGTAAGTTGAACTCTACTAATTGGACTTGAtaaattcataagcttttatTCAATCTAATAATAAATTACCAAATACAATATACTACTACGAAAGTAGATATAAACCAGCCTAAGTGAGACTAGAACTCAAGATTCTTTTTTGAGGGCTTCTCCCTAGGTGTGATCATCGGTCGGTTCGATTCGGTTTTCAGttttttattttcgttttttcgattttcggttttacaaatatataatccgatatctgaacaatttttcttcggttcggttcggttttatTTTCTACCgaatggttcggttatttcggttttgatacaattatttaaattaataaaaaaaatatattgtaaaatataatttgtTATCTTTTTACATGATTTCACAGTGaaacatataaatataaagtttaaattaattacataaataacaatcaactaaatattattcaaaataattcttcattcaaaaaatatataataaaaataaaattattaatttaatgaaatttcggttttttagATAAAAACTTTTTTGGCATATATAATTCGAATCCGAACTAAAGAAATTTtggttttaatatttatatccgaattataaaattcgaTTTTCAGTTTAGGTTATTCTTCAgttttttcgatttaaattttCCAAAGTTCGAACACCTTACCTACGACTGGTCCAAGGTATGTTTGGCCTGTATTTTGTTTTTTGAAAAGACAAGTGCTTTTGCTTTTTCCAAGATATCTAAAATATTTGGCAAATGCTAAACGTCACGTGGAagtatagataaaataataattttagatTGTCTTGGTCATTTGACTGCAACATTCCAAGTGAACGTAGGCGGAAGGATGCCGTTAAGCGCGACGGCGATCGGAGCTCTGCTGGGATTGGGGACGCAGATGTACTCGAATGCCCTGCGAAAGCTTCCTTATATGCGCCGTAAGCACCCTCGATCCCTTTATCCTCTTCCCTCTGTATAtcgatatttaattatatagaGGATATTACTTTTGTCATTTATTGATGGATCGATTAATTGAACAATTACGCGAAATTAAATGGCATAGATCCGTGGGAGCATGTTTTGGGAATGGGAATAGGGGCGGTGCTCGCTAATCAGATGGTGAAGTGGGACGCTAAGTCTCAGGAAGACCTTGACAAATTGCTTCTCAAAGCTAAGGAAGCCAACCAGCGTCGCTACTTCGGTATTTCAATGTTTTCTCTGCAATTCCTGTTGTAATTGGGGTTTGTAATTCAGTCTGCAATCTGGCAATTTGTCACTCCAGTGATTTTTCCTTTGAATTCATTCTGTCTTAATTACTATCTAATTTGTAGTAATTGTTAACTTAAATGGGTGAATGGTGGGGTTGAGATTTAGTCCAGTTGAGTGCCCTGTAGAACCAATGTTTGAATGCAGTTTTCGTGGAACCATTTCAAGTGAAATCAGGGAACCAATATCATTGGATTTACTCTTCTAGAAAAGTTGAAAAGTGTTTTTCGATTTAGCTTATTATTATGAAAAATGAATGAGTAAAAGTGCAGTATTATAGAACTTGATTGTACAATCATTTCCTTCCCGTTTTCTTTTAAATCAAACTTGAAAATGTTGTACTCATCCAAGGTTCAAGTAAAAACTAAAAACTCTGTTTTTACCTCAATGGAGTCGAAGATCTTAATTCCTAACTTAAAGTTACTTTATGTGACATTTAAAATGAGGTTCTATTGATTTAAAATTGTGAGGGCTCGTGCTCCTGATCAACATTTAATTATCAATCAACcagaattaattaatttaaacagGGAAAACGAATAAAGATTTTCCATTTGGTATTACAGAAATTTTGTCATGACATCCCTGTAAATAGAATATATCGAAAATCAGAACAAAACATAGTCATATCATCAATCCACAAACATGCAGAGCCGACAAAGCTCGATCACACAACCAACAGTAAAAAATATCGTAAAATATCAATTCAACTACACGAGGCATTTCCCGACAAATGTATGAATTAATTGTACagtacgtgtgtg
This is a stretch of genomic DNA from Primulina eburnea isolate SZY01 chromosome 11, ASM2296580v1, whole genome shotgun sequence. It encodes these proteins:
- the LOC140805889 gene encoding probable serine/threonine-protein kinase PBL8, yielding MGNCGTREESAIVATAQVQQQLQVLPVTTRNLSGLGRKHSRSTSELSDTSTPHNLEDFRKNSLLYTHVIAFTLFELETITKSFRSDYILGEGGFGTVYKGYIDENVRVGLKSLPVAVKVLNKEGLQGHREWLTEVNFLGQLRHPNLVKLIGYCCEDDHRLLVYEFMFRGSLENHLFRKTTAPLSWSTRMMIALGAAKGLAFLHNAERPVIYRDFKTSNILLDSDYVAKLSDFGLAKAGPQGDETHVSTRVMGTYGYAAPEYVMTGHLTARSDVYSFGVVLLELLTGRKSVDKTRPSKEVSLVDWARAKLNDKRKLIQIIDPRLENQYSVRASQKACSLAYYCLSQNPKARPLMSDVVETLEPLQCTSGSEVSPSSSSTPTFICSSSPFVSGRIPGYRMQS
- the LOC140805101 gene encoding pentatricopeptide repeat-containing protein At3g51320-like is translated as MAKFVRFKNFPFSQASKRFLFHFNSFASSYSSLDQKDSHHIKQDYVLSNRIKDKALYFLNSCKSLAHIFQIQAFLITSDLFQDPSFSGRLLKLSADLCDDFYYTVLIFRCINCPDTFCVNRIIKHYSCSSYYEETIAFYIEMLKESRFYPNNFTFPPLISACAKMNFLSLGQMCQGQTVKFGVDGVLPVQNSLIHFYACCKITDVAMKTFVEMPIKDLVSWNTIIDGFVKAGEMDEAHKLFDSIPERNEVSWNVMIGGYLNFQNPGIAMKLFRNMMKLGFKSNDTTMVNVLTACGRSNRLKEGRSVHGFLLKSFKPSSLNVDSAIIHMYSKCRRVDHAQIIFNRMSSKNLVSWNVMILGHCIHGNPIDGLNLYSEMVDNSRTLNKLTPNSDKNLNLYEKDWILPDEITFIGVLCACARKGMLNEGRNYFSQMIDVFHAKPNFAHYWCMANLMASVGQVQEAVDLLKDIPTETYQFPESSLWAGLFASCRFQGAVNLGEQVAKDLIEQDPQNFSYYALLVNIYAVSGRWEEVNRAKDMMKKRGISRMPGCNLKDLKEVVHTTLDHEANDSGIS
- the LOC140805013 gene encoding uncharacterized protein; amino-acid sequence: MPLSATAIGALLGLGTQMYSNALRKLPYMRHPWEHVLGMGIGAVLANQMVKWDAKSQEDLDKLLLKAKEANQRRYFDDDED